From one Gimesia sp. genomic stretch:
- a CDS encoding LysM peptidoglycan-binding domain-containing protein encodes MTEEKKTEETAEEDWGVEKPKGGIAIETKVGLCLICILLSAFGLVVYQKINRPQEALAVNSPAEDGTGEQTPGEADPFAEGNGENNGAAEVTEQSADFNTGGGDSGFSTPQENQNQDNAFGAQEQPAGDQFAQKDFDNFDNQSTFDNQSEPAQSTEMAANQTNNGFESFDQPAAGNNEFGNPAQNDFNAGMQNQAEPTTFDNAQADPFAGGDQFAQQQKQPQAAMQNDFNAGAGSGFNAQEAGSGSGLMEQPAANEFAQAETGNAAAVQVEQDPFGASSEPAQAMPQQAEPASDNEFGNFDLAEDGAGGQMQNSGGLPQKTAKVNITEISSQSEPDPFGNAGFDQAEPQASTGQMENSNEFGADVSTANAGNFEQPQVSEFSETQETQGTDRFGDFRAEEFSAQQAESVTTVKRPAASIDSGSFEETAMTPEPAAQARGLFDGPAPTQSVSVQEEFGALQQESFSQPVAAATGGEYVVQNGENFWTISKKLYGSGKYFQLLARINKSRVGDPRTMRPGLKLIAPDRSAIEAQYQAIHKTSNQTTVSEFSGSNTVRKPGKASGFFISQDGRPMYRVGSNDTLTDISQRHLGRSSRWFQIYQMNRQRLQNPNKLQIGTELQLPTDASRVSLVPGNSSSR; translated from the coding sequence ATGACTGAAGAAAAGAAAACAGAAGAAACAGCAGAAGAGGACTGGGGTGTCGAGAAGCCTAAGGGCGGAATCGCCATCGAGACCAAAGTAGGGCTTTGCCTGATTTGTATTCTGCTGAGTGCCTTTGGTCTGGTTGTCTATCAGAAGATCAATCGTCCCCAGGAAGCACTGGCTGTCAACAGCCCTGCCGAAGATGGTACGGGGGAGCAGACGCCGGGTGAAGCGGATCCCTTCGCCGAGGGAAACGGAGAAAATAACGGTGCTGCAGAGGTTACAGAGCAGTCCGCTGACTTCAATACGGGGGGGGGGGATTCCGGATTTTCTACTCCCCAGGAAAATCAGAACCAGGACAATGCTTTTGGTGCCCAGGAGCAGCCCGCCGGTGATCAATTCGCCCAGAAAGACTTCGATAATTTTGACAATCAGTCAACATTCGATAATCAGAGTGAGCCCGCACAGTCAACGGAAATGGCTGCCAACCAGACAAACAATGGTTTTGAGTCGTTTGACCAGCCTGCTGCAGGAAACAATGAATTTGGTAATCCGGCACAAAATGATTTTAATGCCGGGATGCAGAATCAGGCGGAACCAACGACATTCGATAACGCTCAGGCAGATCCTTTTGCCGGCGGCGATCAGTTTGCGCAACAACAGAAGCAGCCTCAGGCAGCCATGCAGAATGATTTCAACGCCGGAGCCGGTTCTGGGTTTAATGCTCAGGAAGCGGGTTCAGGCTCAGGTCTGATGGAACAGCCGGCTGCGAATGAATTTGCACAGGCTGAGACGGGTAACGCTGCTGCAGTGCAGGTGGAACAAGATCCCTTTGGTGCCTCCAGCGAACCGGCACAGGCCATGCCTCAGCAGGCTGAACCTGCGAGTGATAATGAGTTTGGTAACTTTGACCTCGCCGAAGATGGTGCCGGGGGACAGATGCAGAACTCAGGCGGATTACCTCAAAAGACGGCTAAAGTCAATATCACCGAAATCTCCAGCCAGTCGGAGCCTGATCCTTTCGGGAATGCCGGTTTTGATCAGGCGGAACCACAGGCTTCCACCGGTCAGATGGAGAATTCAAACGAATTTGGGGCAGATGTTTCTACTGCCAATGCAGGGAACTTTGAACAGCCTCAGGTTTCCGAATTCAGTGAAACACAGGAGACTCAGGGTACTGATCGTTTCGGTGATTTTCGGGCAGAAGAATTTTCAGCCCAGCAGGCGGAAAGCGTGACTACAGTCAAACGACCGGCAGCCAGTATCGATTCGGGATCCTTCGAAGAAACAGCGATGACTCCCGAACCGGCTGCACAGGCACGAGGGCTGTTCGATGGACCTGCGCCGACTCAGAGTGTCTCGGTTCAGGAAGAGTTCGGTGCGTTGCAGCAAGAGAGCTTCAGCCAGCCGGTCGCAGCAGCGACGGGGGGAGAGTATGTCGTTCAGAACGGTGAAAACTTCTGGACGATTTCCAAGAAGCTGTACGGCAGTGGAAAGTATTTTCAGCTGCTGGCCCGGATTAACAAGAGTCGCGTCGGCGATCCCCGGACGATGCGTCCGGGATTAAAATTGATTGCCCCGGATCGCTCTGCAATTGAAGCCCAATACCAGGCGATTCATAAAACCAGTAATCAGACTACTGTCAGCGAGTTCAGCGGTAGTAATACCGTGCGAAAGCCGGGTAAAGCATCCGGGTTTTTCATCAGCCAGGATGGGCGTCCGATGTATCGCGTCGGCAGCAATGATACTCTGACGGATATTTCCCAGCGTCATCTGGGGCGATCTTCCCGCTGGTTTCAGATTTATCAGATGAACCGGCAGAGGCTGCAAAATCCGAACAAGCTTCAAATTGGTACGGAATTACAGCTCCCGACCGATGCCAGCCGGGTCAGTCTTGTGCCCGGAAACTCTTCCAGCCGATAA
- the rsmH gene encoding 16S rRNA (cytosine(1402)-N(4))-methyltransferase RsmH, with amino-acid sequence MSGKSGDQKRPVHIPVLLREVMEQLDLSPGLVVVDGTVGAGGHSQHILKQIGTTGTLIGLDRDEMMLGFAREKLGVETLLDGQCFLRQASYAELPAVLEELQIPSVDRVLLDLGLSSDQLSDETRGFGFETPGDLDLRFDTRQGIPAWQLLETLSEAELVQIMEVYGEERFSQRIASQLVQQRKTNPVRTAADLIEAVQAALPAKALATARKNPATRVFQALRIAANQELEQLETMLDAVLPQALKPGGRAVIISFHSLEDRMVKQAFKDRDQWKNLTAKPITATQAEQRVNPRCRTAKLRVAVKT; translated from the coding sequence ATGTCAGGGAAATCCGGTGATCAGAAAAGGCCCGTACATATACCGGTCCTGCTCCGTGAAGTCATGGAGCAACTGGATTTGTCGCCCGGACTGGTCGTCGTGGATGGCACCGTTGGCGCAGGTGGTCACAGTCAACATATCCTGAAACAAATTGGAACAACTGGAACTTTAATCGGTCTGGATCGTGATGAGATGATGCTGGGATTTGCCAGAGAAAAATTAGGAGTGGAAACATTGCTGGACGGGCAGTGTTTTCTCAGGCAGGCCAGCTATGCAGAGCTTCCCGCGGTACTGGAAGAGCTGCAGATTCCCTCGGTCGATCGCGTTCTGCTGGACCTGGGGCTCTCTTCCGATCAACTGAGTGATGAAACGCGCGGCTTCGGTTTTGAAACACCGGGCGATCTGGATTTGCGATTTGATACACGACAGGGCATTCCTGCCTGGCAGTTACTGGAAACACTGTCTGAAGCGGAACTGGTTCAGATTATGGAAGTCTATGGCGAAGAGCGATTCAGTCAGCGGATTGCCAGCCAGCTGGTTCAGCAACGGAAAACGAATCCTGTCCGGACAGCTGCGGACCTGATTGAAGCGGTACAGGCGGCATTGCCTGCCAAGGCCCTGGCGACGGCTCGCAAGAATCCGGCAACACGCGTCTTTCAGGCGCTGCGGATCGCCGCCAATCAGGAACTGGAGCAACTGGAAACCATGCTGGATGCGGTCTTGCCTCAGGCGCTGAAGCCCGGAGGAAGAGCGGTCATCATCAGCTTTCATTCATTGGAAGACCGGATGGTCAAGCAGGCGTTTAAAGACCGGGATCAATGGAAAAACCTGACAGCCAAACCGATCACAGCGACGCAGGCCGAGCAGCGGGTCAATCCTCGCTGCCGCACGGCCAAGCTGCGGGTGGCGGTCAAAACATAA
- a CDS encoding cell division protein, which yields MALTGTFNKILDGKRRLAIPKRLKEELITEDFTQIYIAPGTASSLLLFSEKGFEQQAQRLKEYSRNGPEAAQYLRLYYARAEKVEVDSQGRICIPERLAELASLEVKQEVVLIGVQDHAEIWNTERWNTYLNDHGPHFDEMAAQAFGQMPW from the coding sequence ATGGCGTTAACAGGAACTTTCAACAAGATTCTGGATGGAAAGCGTCGACTGGCAATCCCCAAACGGCTCAAGGAAGAGCTTATCACCGAGGACTTCACCCAGATTTATATCGCACCTGGTACTGCATCGTCTTTGTTGCTTTTCTCAGAGAAAGGATTTGAACAGCAGGCACAACGATTGAAAGAATATTCCAGGAATGGCCCGGAGGCAGCCCAGTATCTGCGGTTGTACTATGCACGGGCGGAGAAGGTGGAAGTCGACTCTCAGGGGCGCATCTGTATCCCCGAACGACTCGCTGAACTGGCCAGCCTGGAAGTGAAACAGGAAGTGGTTCTGATTGGAGTTCAGGACCACGCTGAGATCTGGAATACCGAGCGTTGGAACACCTATCTGAACGACCATGGTCCTCATTTCGATGAGATGGCTGCGCAAGCATTTGGTCAAATGCCCTGGTAA
- a CDS encoding glycosyltransferase codes for MSDSHAPYPIAFCITGLQPGGAERALVQIVTRLNRERWDPVVYSLTGSGPLVEPLQQAGIPTEILQVRSARDVRIIWHLAQKFKAQKPVLLQTFLFHANLAGRLAARLAHVPHVVSGIRVSEKRRNGHLLLDRLTNRLVELNICVSQSVADFSIQTGHLAPAKITVVPNGVEYQRFAEAAPADLTCWNIPTDAKVILSVGRLDPQKAPHDLLSAFLKFASQAPEFHLLFVGDGPLRSELEQRVSESGYSSQVHFAGWQPQIPELMQAADCLVLSSLWEGMPNVVLESMAAGLPVISTKVDGIFELIQPGEQGTLVEIGSIDQLHQALVGFRTSPAQFIKMADNAQTLVEQEFTWESIARKYDQIYSQILSLTD; via the coding sequence TTGTCTGACAGCCACGCACCTTATCCGATTGCATTTTGCATTACCGGTCTGCAGCCCGGAGGGGCGGAACGTGCGCTGGTCCAGATCGTCACGCGGCTCAATCGAGAACGCTGGGATCCTGTTGTTTACTCGCTAACCGGTTCTGGTCCACTGGTAGAGCCACTGCAGCAGGCGGGGATCCCAACAGAAATCTTACAGGTGCGTTCAGCACGAGACGTCCGCATTATCTGGCACCTGGCGCAAAAGTTCAAAGCACAAAAACCGGTTTTGTTGCAAACATTTCTATTTCACGCCAATCTCGCGGGGCGGCTGGCTGCCCGCCTGGCACATGTACCACATGTGGTTTCCGGAATTCGCGTCTCTGAAAAGCGGCGGAACGGGCACCTGTTGCTGGATCGGCTCACAAATCGCCTGGTGGAGCTGAATATCTGTGTCAGTCAGTCTGTGGCTGACTTTTCGATTCAAACCGGTCATTTAGCGCCTGCGAAAATCACCGTCGTTCCCAACGGAGTGGAATATCAGCGGTTTGCGGAGGCTGCGCCTGCAGATCTCACATGCTGGAATATACCGACAGATGCCAAGGTGATTCTCTCGGTTGGTCGACTCGATCCTCAGAAAGCACCCCATGATCTGCTTTCGGCATTTCTGAAATTTGCCAGCCAGGCACCTGAGTTTCATCTGCTGTTTGTCGGAGATGGTCCCCTGAGGTCTGAACTGGAGCAGAGAGTCTCCGAATCTGGATATTCCAGTCAGGTTCATTTCGCTGGATGGCAGCCCCAGATTCCGGAACTGATGCAAGCGGCAGATTGCCTGGTGCTCTCTTCGCTCTGGGAAGGAATGCCCAATGTGGTGCTGGAGTCGATGGCAGCGGGATTGCCCGTGATATCGACAAAAGTTGATGGGATTTTTGAGCTGATTCAACCGGGAGAGCAGGGAACGCTGGTGGAAATTGGATCCATTGATCAACTTCATCAGGCACTGGTTGGTTTCAGGACCTCTCCTGCCCAGTTTATCAAGATGGCTGATAATGCGCAAACTCTTGTAGAACAGGAGTTTACCTGGGAGTCGATCGCCCGGAAATATGACCAGATTTATTCCCAGATCCTGTCGCTGACTGACTGA
- the queA gene encoding tRNA preQ1(34) S-adenosylmethionine ribosyltransferase-isomerase QueA produces MPRLDAFDYHLPPELIATEPTRQRDQSRLLVVNRQDRSIQHSMISELPQFLNPQDCLVLNDTRVLSARLFGVRQATGGKWEGLYLGSNAEGEWKLMSKTRGKLVPGETIELTPAHSRNEEKQLSLIMQSKDDEGYWTALVNSDEDHHALLSHFGTMPLPPYMKRDLATEEDWERYQTVYANQPGAVAAPTAGLHFTPDLLANCTGKGVGVAKVTLHVGIGTFKPIACETLEEHKMHSEWCELPGESAALLNRTRDHGGRIFAVGTTSVRTLESVAQQGPLQAWQGETDIFIYPPYQFQAVDCLLTNFHLPKSTLLVLVSAFADTELIREAYEKAVEAKYRFYSYGDAMLII; encoded by the coding sequence ATGCCCCGTTTAGATGCCTTCGATTATCACCTGCCCCCGGAACTGATTGCCACTGAGCCCACCCGCCAGCGGGACCAATCCCGTCTCCTGGTCGTCAACCGCCAGGATCGTTCCATACAGCACAGCATGATTTCCGAGCTGCCTCAGTTTCTGAATCCCCAGGACTGCCTGGTTCTGAACGACACCCGCGTGCTCTCAGCCCGGTTGTTTGGAGTTCGCCAGGCCACGGGAGGAAAGTGGGAAGGCCTCTACCTCGGCTCCAATGCCGAGGGGGAGTGGAAACTGATGAGCAAAACCCGCGGCAAACTGGTTCCCGGCGAGACAATTGAACTGACTCCCGCACATTCCCGAAACGAAGAGAAACAGCTCTCGCTGATCATGCAGTCCAAAGATGACGAGGGGTACTGGACGGCCCTGGTAAATTCTGATGAAGATCATCACGCCCTGCTCTCGCATTTCGGTACCATGCCCCTGCCCCCTTACATGAAACGGGATCTGGCGACCGAAGAAGACTGGGAACGCTACCAGACTGTATACGCCAACCAGCCTGGTGCCGTCGCTGCCCCCACCGCGGGACTGCATTTCACTCCCGATCTGCTGGCTAACTGCACAGGGAAAGGAGTCGGGGTTGCCAAAGTCACGCTGCACGTGGGTATCGGCACTTTCAAACCCATAGCCTGTGAAACTCTCGAAGAACACAAAATGCACTCCGAGTGGTGTGAACTTCCGGGTGAGTCAGCTGCGTTACTGAATCGGACGCGAGACCATGGAGGCCGCATCTTTGCTGTGGGAACGACCAGCGTCCGCACACTGGAATCGGTGGCTCAGCAGGGGCCACTCCAGGCCTGGCAGGGTGAGACCGATATTTTCATCTATCCCCCCTATCAGTTTCAGGCGGTCGACTGCCTGCTGACCAACTTCCATCTGCCGAAATCAACACTGCTCGTACTGGTCAGTGCATTTGCCGATACCGAGTTGATCCGGGAAGCCTACGAAAAAGCTGTAGAAGCGAAATACCGCTTCTACAGCTATGGTGATGCCATGTTGATTATTTAG
- a CDS encoding PVC-type heme-binding CxxCH protein, translating into MKQAKHLTVFPGSHRRALSTGKRFLKWGCWGCLALLAGVCLKFAVAAEKESAVPKSPLSPEESLKQTVVHPDFEMQVVASEPNVVNPVAVAFDESGILWVVEMTDYPHGPKEGEDPKSRIKLLRDKDQDGFYETATVFADKLLFATGVQPWKGGLIVTLAGKVQYMKDTDGDDKADLVETWFTGFKEENSQLRANHPTLGLDNHIYISNGLRGGSVIATHPEWTKNAKQVPINGLDFRFHPLTGKYESISGIGQFGLTFDDYCNRFVCSNRNPNKHIVLESRYLKRNPYLAVKSVYHDVSPDGEDSRVYAISRTWTTSTLHAGQFTAACGVTIYRGDLFPKAYYGNSFTCEPTANLVHRDVMTPMGATYDSKYGRDKVEFIASRDEWFRPVNMYNGPDGALYLCDMYRAVIEHPQFMPVELKERSDLNDGIDRGRIYRIVPKKSKINKNVYTALKDATPADLIAALSSKDSWQRETAARLIFEGQDASLQPALEKLVTAGKNEQARIQALWSLEGLGKLSDAVLMQALKDQSSRVQGQAVRLSEPRLAENQDLKKQVLALVDTADPALRFQLAISLGEAGDSGSMVEELAQLMLQGADDSWTRAAVLSSAANQSVPIFKSFLKQLKQSGQKVTAKSSVTEAVGEMAAVIGPQLKADDIQETLSLIAGLDADSYLPLQIAGFEGLGNSLRRRGKSIAAYQAKLSEADQNKLNQFYQKIVETAANPKSPLAQKLEAIGVLQFVGFDTAGKTLLDLIQGKNSQAVKIAAIEAISPYGDAQIGPVLMDGFAQQTPGMRRAILDAMLASQDRTNVLLDEIEKGEIKISELGPARSTRLQRNRDAGIKKRAAALFAAAIPADRKQVLADYQKSLKLKADPLAGKQIFVKNCVTCHRIGELGVNVAPDIGDSRTKTPEYLLTNILDPNRAIDANFFSYTIITIDGVVHTGIISSDSGGSITLTQPEGKTITVLKDEIDEMKSNGVSLMPVGLEKTINPQQMADLISFIKNWRYLDGQVPKDIAKPQ; encoded by the coding sequence ATGAAACAAGCAAAACATCTCACGGTTTTCCCCGGTTCTCACAGACGTGCTTTGAGCACAGGCAAGAGGTTCCTGAAATGGGGATGCTGGGGATGCCTGGCTCTGTTGGCCGGTGTCTGTCTGAAATTCGCGGTGGCTGCTGAGAAGGAATCGGCAGTACCCAAGTCGCCTCTCTCACCGGAGGAGTCTTTAAAACAGACGGTCGTGCATCCTGATTTTGAAATGCAGGTGGTGGCGTCCGAGCCGAACGTGGTCAACCCGGTCGCTGTTGCCTTTGATGAATCGGGAATTCTGTGGGTGGTCGAGATGACGGACTATCCTCATGGACCCAAAGAGGGTGAAGATCCCAAGAGCCGGATCAAGCTGCTGCGGGACAAGGATCAGGACGGCTTTTACGAAACGGCGACTGTTTTTGCAGACAAGCTGTTATTTGCGACCGGGGTGCAACCCTGGAAAGGGGGGCTGATCGTCACCCTGGCCGGCAAGGTGCAGTACATGAAGGACACGGACGGTGATGACAAAGCCGACCTGGTCGAAACCTGGTTCACCGGTTTCAAAGAAGAAAACTCGCAGCTGCGTGCCAACCATCCGACACTGGGTCTGGATAATCACATTTATATTTCCAATGGTCTGCGTGGCGGATCCGTGATCGCGACCCATCCCGAGTGGACGAAAAATGCGAAGCAGGTTCCGATTAACGGTCTCGATTTCCGTTTTCATCCCTTGACCGGGAAATACGAATCGATCTCCGGGATCGGGCAGTTCGGACTGACCTTCGACGATTACTGTAATCGGTTTGTCTGTTCCAATCGCAATCCGAACAAACACATCGTGCTGGAGAGCCGGTATCTGAAACGGAATCCTTACCTGGCTGTTAAGTCGGTTTACCACGATGTCTCTCCCGATGGAGAAGACTCCCGCGTGTATGCGATCAGCCGTACCTGGACAACCTCGACGTTGCACGCCGGACAGTTTACTGCTGCCTGTGGTGTGACCATTTACCGGGGAGACTTGTTCCCCAAAGCATATTACGGTAACAGTTTCACCTGTGAGCCGACTGCCAATCTGGTGCACCGTGATGTTATGACGCCGATGGGGGCGACCTACGATTCCAAATACGGACGCGATAAAGTGGAATTCATCGCCAGCCGCGATGAGTGGTTCCGGCCCGTCAATATGTATAACGGTCCAGATGGTGCACTGTATCTGTGTGATATGTATCGTGCGGTCATTGAACACCCGCAGTTCATGCCGGTCGAACTGAAAGAGCGTTCCGACCTGAATGACGGAATTGATCGCGGTCGAATTTATCGCATCGTACCTAAGAAATCCAAAATCAATAAAAATGTTTACACTGCGTTGAAAGATGCCACTCCGGCAGACCTCATCGCTGCTCTGTCTTCGAAAGATTCCTGGCAGCGGGAGACCGCAGCGCGACTGATTTTTGAAGGTCAGGATGCCTCTCTGCAGCCTGCTCTTGAAAAACTGGTGACGGCAGGCAAAAACGAACAGGCCCGCATTCAGGCACTCTGGTCCCTGGAAGGACTGGGGAAATTGAGTGACGCTGTTTTGATGCAGGCGTTGAAAGATCAATCATCGCGCGTGCAGGGACAGGCCGTTCGTCTGAGCGAACCGCGTCTGGCTGAAAATCAGGACTTGAAAAAACAGGTGCTGGCTCTGGTCGACACGGCAGATCCCGCGCTGCGATTCCAGCTGGCAATCAGCCTGGGAGAAGCGGGTGACAGTGGTTCGATGGTTGAGGAACTGGCCCAGCTGATGTTGCAGGGGGCCGATGACAGCTGGACCCGTGCCGCAGTGCTCTCTTCTGCAGCCAATCAAAGTGTGCCGATTTTCAAATCGTTCCTGAAACAGTTAAAACAGTCTGGCCAGAAAGTAACCGCCAAGTCCAGTGTGACCGAAGCTGTAGGAGAAATGGCGGCTGTAATTGGTCCGCAGCTCAAGGCAGACGATATTCAGGAGACTCTGTCCCTGATTGCCGGCCTGGATGCGGATTCATATCTGCCCCTGCAGATTGCCGGTTTCGAAGGACTTGGTAACAGCCTTCGTCGCCGAGGGAAATCGATCGCCGCCTATCAGGCGAAGCTTTCAGAAGCGGATCAGAACAAACTGAATCAGTTCTACCAGAAGATCGTCGAAACGGCAGCGAATCCGAAGAGTCCGCTGGCCCAGAAGCTGGAAGCGATTGGTGTGTTGCAGTTTGTTGGCTTCGATACAGCTGGGAAAACGCTGCTGGATCTGATTCAGGGCAAGAATTCACAGGCAGTGAAGATTGCCGCCATCGAAGCGATCAGCCCTTACGGGGATGCACAGATCGGACCGGTTTTGATGGATGGTTTTGCCCAGCAGACTCCCGGCATGCGTCGGGCGATTCTAGATGCGATGCTGGCCAGCCAGGATCGCACGAATGTTCTGCTGGATGAAATCGAAAAGGGTGAGATCAAGATTTCTGAACTGGGGCCCGCACGTTCTACTCGATTGCAACGGAATCGTGATGCTGGAATCAAGAAGCGGGCAGCCGCCTTGTTTGCCGCAGCGATTCCTGCCGACCGGAAGCAGGTTCTGGCTGACTACCAGAAGTCGCTCAAGCTGAAAGCGGATCCGTTGGCCGGAAAGCAGATCTTTGTGAAGAACTGCGTGACCTGTCACCGGATTGGTGAACTGGGCGTGAATGTTGCTCCTGATATCGGTGACTCCCGTACCAAGACACCAGAGTATCTGCTGACCAACATCCTGGATCCAAACCGGGCCATCGATGCGAACTTCTTCAGTTACACGATTATTACCATCGATGGTGTGGTTCATACCGGTATCATCTCTTCCGACAGCGGCGGATCGATCACGCTGACGCAGCCGGAAGGAAAAACCATAACGGTGCTGAAGGATGAAATCGATGAAATGAAGTCCAACGGTGTTTCGCTGATGCCGGTCGGGTTGGAGAAAACCATCAACCCGCAGCAGATGGCGGATCTGATTTCGTTCATCAAAAACTGGCGTTACCTGGATGGTCAGGTACCGAAAGACATTGCCAAGCCGCAGTAA